Proteins encoded within one genomic window of Arachis ipaensis cultivar K30076 chromosome B08, Araip1.1, whole genome shotgun sequence:
- the LOC107613790 gene encoding E3 ubiquitin-protein ligase MARCH7 isoform X3: MTIQKKHDAAAETLSCKRTLSLPLHGFDDSMGLNEETTDVHDWKEQNLVADIASSRTCSSSEEAKSQDYVAIKMPLTPSPTPTHKRVNFLVTSRSVDAPINTTSSSSSSSSSGPSSRTKSSSSSSSSSSIRNILPKFTLRNHRTPNSDIEKANILAPECSSLDHHQEKDKSSSISRSVSLTKMFTTKIKRTSSLPVEELGHANTDSVQAAILGGSPCRVETQGMIARSRSVPINTKEKGHRRMDSFFRVVPSTPLLKEGNDWLTKYTTKDTENGDDDDDDDDGEDIAEEEAVCRICLIDLCEGGETLKMECSCKGELALAHKDCAIKWFTIKGNKTCDVCKEEVRNLSVTLLRIRNVQTQNNPGASSQHHDDYRFWQELPVLVIVSMLAYFCFLEQLLVGEMGHNAISISLPFSCVLGLLSAMTSTTMVKSKFTWVYASVQLVLVALFAHIFYSLVTKRAILSIILATFAGFSVVMSGSSIIGEILRWRRTWQQQQQQQQSGGVQNQHNSNHT, translated from the exons ATGACTATTCAGAAGAAACATGATGCTGCTGCAGAAACTCTTTCATGCAAACGAACACTTTCACTTCCACTTCACGGg TTTGATGATTCAATGGGGTTGAATGAAGAAACCACAGATGTTCATGATTGGAAAGAACAGAATCTTGTGGCGGATATAGCATCATCAAGAACATGTTCATCATCAGAAGAGGCAAAATCTCAGGATTATGTAGCCATAAAGATGCCATTGACACCAAGTCCAACTCCAACTCATAAGAGAGTCAATTTTCTTGTGACTTCTCGTTCTGTTGATGCCCCAATAAatactacttcttcttcttcttcatcatcttcttcaggACCCTCATCTAGAactaaatcatcatcatcatcatcatcatcatcatccataaGAAACATATTGCCAAAATTCACCTTAAGGAATCATAGGACACCGAATTCGGATATCGAAAAGGCTAATATTTTAGCTCCAGAATGTTCCTCTTTAGATCATCATCAAGAGAAAGACAAGTCTTCTTCAATCTCAAGATCGGTGTCCCTCACTAAGATGTTCACAACTAAGATCAAGAGAACTTCATCATTACCTGTAGAAGAATTGGGTCATGCAAACACAGATTCTGTTCAGGCTGCAATTCTTGGTGGTTCTCCATGT AGGGTAGAGACTCAGGGGATGATAGCTCGGTCTCGTTCAGTACCTATCAATACCAAAGAAAAAGGCCATAGGAGAATGGATTCATTCTTCCGTGTTGTTCCTTCCACTCCTCTATTAAAAGAAGGGAATGATTGGTTAACCAAGTACACAACAAAAGATACtg AAAatggagatgatgatgatgatgatgatgatggagaagatatagctgaagaagaagctgTGTGCAGAATATGTCTGATTGATCTGTGTGAAGGAGGGGAGACACTGAAGATGGAATGCAGCTGCAAAGGTGAACTTGCTCTTGCTCACAAAGACTGTGCCATTAAATGGTTCACTATCAAGGGCAACAAGACCTGTGATGTTTGTAAGGAGGAGGTTAGGAACCTTTCTGTCACCCTCTTACGCATTCGAAATGTTCAAACTCAGAATAATCCTGGAGCAAGCTCTCAGCACCATGATGATTACAG GTTTTGGCAGGAACTGCCAGTGCTTGTGATTGTGAGCATGCTTGCCTATTTCTGTTTCCTTGAACAGTTATTG GTTGGTGAAATGGGGCACAATGCAATTTCCATATCTCTTCCATTTTCTTGTGTATTAGGCCTACTGTCTGCCATGACATCAACCACCATGG TGAAGAGCAAGTTCACATGGGTTTATGCATCTGTCCAATTAGTTCTGGTGGCTCTCTTTGCACACATATTTTACTCCCTG GTTACCAAGAGAGCAATTCTGTCAATAATTCTTGCAACATTTGCTGGGTTTAGTGTGGTGATGAGTGGAAGTTCAATTATTGGTGAGATTCTTAGATGGAGGAGAACTtggcagcaacaacaacaacaacaacaaagtggAGGAGTGCAAAATCAACACAACTCAAATCACACCTGA
- the LOC107613790 gene encoding E3 ubiquitin-protein ligase MARCH7 isoform X2, with amino-acid sequence MTIQKKHDAAAETLSCKRTLSLPLHGFDDSMGLNEETTDVHDWKEQNLVADIASSRTCSSSEEAKSQDYVAIKMPLTPSPTPTHKRVNFLVTSRSVDAPINTTSSSSSSSSSGPSSRTKSSSSSSSSSSIRNILPKFTLRNHRTPNSDIEKANILAPECSSLDHHQEKDKSSSISRSVSLTKMFTTKIKRTSSLPVEELGHANTDSVQAAILGGSPCRVETQGMIARSRSVPINTKEKGHRRMDSFFRVVPSTPLLKEGNDWLTKYTTKDTENGDDDDDDDDGEDIAEEEAVCRICLIDLCEGGETLKMECSCKGELALAHKDCAIKWFTIKGNKTCDVCKEEVRNLSVTLLRIRNVQTQNNPGASSQHHDDYRFWQELPVLVIVSMLAYFCFLEQLLVGEMGHNAISISLPFSCVLGLLSAMTSTTMVKSKFTWVYASVQLVLVALFAHIFYSLNGQFQVTKRAILSIILATFAGFSVVMSGSSIIGEILRWRRTWQQQQQQQQSGGVQNQHNSNHT; translated from the exons ATGACTATTCAGAAGAAACATGATGCTGCTGCAGAAACTCTTTCATGCAAACGAACACTTTCACTTCCACTTCACGGg TTTGATGATTCAATGGGGTTGAATGAAGAAACCACAGATGTTCATGATTGGAAAGAACAGAATCTTGTGGCGGATATAGCATCATCAAGAACATGTTCATCATCAGAAGAGGCAAAATCTCAGGATTATGTAGCCATAAAGATGCCATTGACACCAAGTCCAACTCCAACTCATAAGAGAGTCAATTTTCTTGTGACTTCTCGTTCTGTTGATGCCCCAATAAatactacttcttcttcttcttcatcatcttcttcaggACCCTCATCTAGAactaaatcatcatcatcatcatcatcatcatcatccataaGAAACATATTGCCAAAATTCACCTTAAGGAATCATAGGACACCGAATTCGGATATCGAAAAGGCTAATATTTTAGCTCCAGAATGTTCCTCTTTAGATCATCATCAAGAGAAAGACAAGTCTTCTTCAATCTCAAGATCGGTGTCCCTCACTAAGATGTTCACAACTAAGATCAAGAGAACTTCATCATTACCTGTAGAAGAATTGGGTCATGCAAACACAGATTCTGTTCAGGCTGCAATTCTTGGTGGTTCTCCATGT AGGGTAGAGACTCAGGGGATGATAGCTCGGTCTCGTTCAGTACCTATCAATACCAAAGAAAAAGGCCATAGGAGAATGGATTCATTCTTCCGTGTTGTTCCTTCCACTCCTCTATTAAAAGAAGGGAATGATTGGTTAACCAAGTACACAACAAAAGATACtg AAAatggagatgatgatgatgatgatgatgatggagaagatatagctgaagaagaagctgTGTGCAGAATATGTCTGATTGATCTGTGTGAAGGAGGGGAGACACTGAAGATGGAATGCAGCTGCAAAGGTGAACTTGCTCTTGCTCACAAAGACTGTGCCATTAAATGGTTCACTATCAAGGGCAACAAGACCTGTGATGTTTGTAAGGAGGAGGTTAGGAACCTTTCTGTCACCCTCTTACGCATTCGAAATGTTCAAACTCAGAATAATCCTGGAGCAAGCTCTCAGCACCATGATGATTACAG GTTTTGGCAGGAACTGCCAGTGCTTGTGATTGTGAGCATGCTTGCCTATTTCTGTTTCCTTGAACAGTTATTG GTTGGTGAAATGGGGCACAATGCAATTTCCATATCTCTTCCATTTTCTTGTGTATTAGGCCTACTGTCTGCCATGACATCAACCACCATGG TGAAGAGCAAGTTCACATGGGTTTATGCATCTGTCCAATTAGTTCTGGTGGCTCTCTTTGCACACATATTTTACTCCCTG AATGGTCAATTTCAGGTTACCAAGAGAGCAATTCTGTCAATAATTCTTGCAACATTTGCTGGGTTTAGTGTGGTGATGAGTGGAAGTTCAATTATTGGTGAGATTCTTAGATGGAGGAGAACTtggcagcaacaacaacaacaacaacaaagtggAGGAGTGCAAAATCAACACAACTCAAATCACACCTGA
- the LOC107613790 gene encoding E3 ubiquitin-protein ligase MARCH7 isoform X1, protein MTIQKKHDAAAETLSCKRTLSLPLHGFDDSMGLNEETTDVHDWKEQNLVADIASSRTCSSSEEAKSQDYVAIKMPLTPSPTPTHKRVNFLVTSRSVDAPINTTSSSSSSSSSGPSSRTKSSSSSSSSSSIRNILPKFTLRNHRTPNSDIEKANILAPECSSLDHHQEKDKSSSISRSVSLTKMFTTKIKRTSSLPVEELGHANTDSVQAAILGGSPCRVETQGMIARSRSVPINTKEKGHRRMDSFFRVVPSTPLLKEGNDWLTKYTTKDTENGDDDDDDDDGEDIAEEEAVCRICLIDLCEGGETLKMECSCKGELALAHKDCAIKWFTIKGNKTCDVCKEEVRNLSVTLLRIRNVQTQNNPGASSQHHDDYRFWQELPVLVIVSMLAYFCFLEQLLVGEMGHNAISISLPFSCVLGLLSAMTSTTMVKSKFTWVYASVQLVLVALFAHIFYSLVTKRAILSIILATFAGFSVVMSGSSIIGEILRWRRTWQQQQQQQQKEQSGEQKNVDLNLKLKLKMKRNEL, encoded by the exons ATGACTATTCAGAAGAAACATGATGCTGCTGCAGAAACTCTTTCATGCAAACGAACACTTTCACTTCCACTTCACGGg TTTGATGATTCAATGGGGTTGAATGAAGAAACCACAGATGTTCATGATTGGAAAGAACAGAATCTTGTGGCGGATATAGCATCATCAAGAACATGTTCATCATCAGAAGAGGCAAAATCTCAGGATTATGTAGCCATAAAGATGCCATTGACACCAAGTCCAACTCCAACTCATAAGAGAGTCAATTTTCTTGTGACTTCTCGTTCTGTTGATGCCCCAATAAatactacttcttcttcttcttcatcatcttcttcaggACCCTCATCTAGAactaaatcatcatcatcatcatcatcatcatcatccataaGAAACATATTGCCAAAATTCACCTTAAGGAATCATAGGACACCGAATTCGGATATCGAAAAGGCTAATATTTTAGCTCCAGAATGTTCCTCTTTAGATCATCATCAAGAGAAAGACAAGTCTTCTTCAATCTCAAGATCGGTGTCCCTCACTAAGATGTTCACAACTAAGATCAAGAGAACTTCATCATTACCTGTAGAAGAATTGGGTCATGCAAACACAGATTCTGTTCAGGCTGCAATTCTTGGTGGTTCTCCATGT AGGGTAGAGACTCAGGGGATGATAGCTCGGTCTCGTTCAGTACCTATCAATACCAAAGAAAAAGGCCATAGGAGAATGGATTCATTCTTCCGTGTTGTTCCTTCCACTCCTCTATTAAAAGAAGGGAATGATTGGTTAACCAAGTACACAACAAAAGATACtg AAAatggagatgatgatgatgatgatgatgatggagaagatatagctgaagaagaagctgTGTGCAGAATATGTCTGATTGATCTGTGTGAAGGAGGGGAGACACTGAAGATGGAATGCAGCTGCAAAGGTGAACTTGCTCTTGCTCACAAAGACTGTGCCATTAAATGGTTCACTATCAAGGGCAACAAGACCTGTGATGTTTGTAAGGAGGAGGTTAGGAACCTTTCTGTCACCCTCTTACGCATTCGAAATGTTCAAACTCAGAATAATCCTGGAGCAAGCTCTCAGCACCATGATGATTACAG GTTTTGGCAGGAACTGCCAGTGCTTGTGATTGTGAGCATGCTTGCCTATTTCTGTTTCCTTGAACAGTTATTG GTTGGTGAAATGGGGCACAATGCAATTTCCATATCTCTTCCATTTTCTTGTGTATTAGGCCTACTGTCTGCCATGACATCAACCACCATGG TGAAGAGCAAGTTCACATGGGTTTATGCATCTGTCCAATTAGTTCTGGTGGCTCTCTTTGCACACATATTTTACTCCCTG GTTACCAAGAGAGCAATTCTGTCAATAATTCTTGCAACATTTGCTGGGTTTAGTGTGGTGATGAGTGGAAGTTCAATTATTGGTGAGATTCTTAGATGGAGGAGAACTtggcagcaacaacaacaacaacaacaaa
- the LOC107613790 gene encoding E3 ubiquitin-protein ligase MARCH7 isoform X4 — MTIQKKHDAAAETLSCKRTLSLPLHGFDDSMGLNEETTDVHDWKEQNLVADIASSRTCSSSEEAKSQDYVAIKMPLTPSPTPTHKRVNFLVTSRSVDAPINTTSSSSSSSSSGPSSRTKSSSSSSSSSSIRNILPKFTLRNHRTPNSDIEKANILAPECSSLDHHQEKDKSSSISRSVSLTKMFTTKIKRTSSLPVEELGHANTDSVQAAILGGSPCRVETQGMIARSRSVPINTKEKGHRRMDSFFRVVPSTPLLKEGNDWLTKYTTKDTENGDDDDDDDDGEDIAEEEAVCRICLIDLCEGGETLKMECSCKGELALAHKDCAIKWFTIKGNKTCDVCKEEVRNLSVTLLRIRNVQTQNNPGASSQHHDDYRFWQELPVLVIVSMLAYFCFLEQLLVGEMGHNAISISLPFSCVLGLLSAMTSTTMVKSKFTWVYASVQLVLVALFAHIFYSLNGQFQVTKRAILSIILATFAGFSVVMSGSSIIGEILRWRRTWQQQQQQQQKEQSGEQKNVDLNLKLKLKMKRNEL, encoded by the exons ATGACTATTCAGAAGAAACATGATGCTGCTGCAGAAACTCTTTCATGCAAACGAACACTTTCACTTCCACTTCACGGg TTTGATGATTCAATGGGGTTGAATGAAGAAACCACAGATGTTCATGATTGGAAAGAACAGAATCTTGTGGCGGATATAGCATCATCAAGAACATGTTCATCATCAGAAGAGGCAAAATCTCAGGATTATGTAGCCATAAAGATGCCATTGACACCAAGTCCAACTCCAACTCATAAGAGAGTCAATTTTCTTGTGACTTCTCGTTCTGTTGATGCCCCAATAAatactacttcttcttcttcttcatcatcttcttcaggACCCTCATCTAGAactaaatcatcatcatcatcatcatcatcatcatccataaGAAACATATTGCCAAAATTCACCTTAAGGAATCATAGGACACCGAATTCGGATATCGAAAAGGCTAATATTTTAGCTCCAGAATGTTCCTCTTTAGATCATCATCAAGAGAAAGACAAGTCTTCTTCAATCTCAAGATCGGTGTCCCTCACTAAGATGTTCACAACTAAGATCAAGAGAACTTCATCATTACCTGTAGAAGAATTGGGTCATGCAAACACAGATTCTGTTCAGGCTGCAATTCTTGGTGGTTCTCCATGT AGGGTAGAGACTCAGGGGATGATAGCTCGGTCTCGTTCAGTACCTATCAATACCAAAGAAAAAGGCCATAGGAGAATGGATTCATTCTTCCGTGTTGTTCCTTCCACTCCTCTATTAAAAGAAGGGAATGATTGGTTAACCAAGTACACAACAAAAGATACtg AAAatggagatgatgatgatgatgatgatgatggagaagatatagctgaagaagaagctgTGTGCAGAATATGTCTGATTGATCTGTGTGAAGGAGGGGAGACACTGAAGATGGAATGCAGCTGCAAAGGTGAACTTGCTCTTGCTCACAAAGACTGTGCCATTAAATGGTTCACTATCAAGGGCAACAAGACCTGTGATGTTTGTAAGGAGGAGGTTAGGAACCTTTCTGTCACCCTCTTACGCATTCGAAATGTTCAAACTCAGAATAATCCTGGAGCAAGCTCTCAGCACCATGATGATTACAG GTTTTGGCAGGAACTGCCAGTGCTTGTGATTGTGAGCATGCTTGCCTATTTCTGTTTCCTTGAACAGTTATTG GTTGGTGAAATGGGGCACAATGCAATTTCCATATCTCTTCCATTTTCTTGTGTATTAGGCCTACTGTCTGCCATGACATCAACCACCATGG TGAAGAGCAAGTTCACATGGGTTTATGCATCTGTCCAATTAGTTCTGGTGGCTCTCTTTGCACACATATTTTACTCCCTG AATGGTCAATTTCAGGTTACCAAGAGAGCAATTCTGTCAATAATTCTTGCAACATTTGCTGGGTTTAGTGTGGTGATGAGTGGAAGTTCAATTATTGGTGAGATTCTTAGATGGAGGAGAACTtggcagcaacaacaacaacaacaacaaa